CGTGCTTGGACCAGGGCAGGGTCGGGTTGCCCAGCCTTGTGGTTTCGGTTGAGATACTGACCATGGCGATGCCTCCTGCGAGCCCGTGACGCCGGATGGTTCGTCCATCCCGGTGCGGCTGCGGTTGATTGACTGGAGGCAGCCTAGCAAGGACAAAGGCCCGCTTCCGGGCCCAACGCCGGAACGGTGGAATAGCAGAATGAGCGGTGGAATGCGCAAATGAGCGGAGACGCCAAGGGCGGCAGCCGGGGCCGGGGAGAAAGCGCCGTGCGCCGAACGTCGCAACCCGGTCCGGGCCCATGCTTCTCTCTGGCGTTTTGGCCGGCGATGTTCCACTAGATGCGCCTCGCGCCACCACCTGTCACCACTCACCGCCGGGGGGCAGACCTTCCGGAAGCGCGGGCCCGAAGCGCAGGCCCGACGCGCGGGTATGAGGAGCCGTTCCGATGTCCGTCGATCTCCTGGGCCTCTCGCTGTTCCTGCTGCAGCAGATGTGCGTCTATCTGGTGGTGGCCTATCTGCTGAGCCGGACGAAGATCTTCATCCCGCTCACCCACGTCACCATCCGGCCGCCGCACAAGCTGACCTGCTACGTCATCTTCTCGCTGTTCTGCATCATGGGAACCATCCTCGGCATGCCGGTGGTCCACGCCATCGCCAACACGCCGGCGATCGGCGCCACGCTCGGCGGGCTTCTCGGCGGGCCGCTGGTCGGGCTGGCGGTCGGGGTGACCGGCGGTCTGCACCGCTATTCGCTGGGCGGCGCCTTCGCGCTCGCCGCCGGCATCGACATCGTGGTGCAGGGGCTGCTGGGCGGCCTCGTCCACCGCCATCTGGTCCGGCAGGGCAGGATCCGCACCCTGTTCGACCCCTACAAGGCCGGCGCCCTCACCTTCATCGGCGTGGTCCTGGAACTGCTGATCGACCTCGCGGTGGCGAAGCCCTTCGACCAGACGCTGGAGATCGTCCGGCTGATCGCCATCCCGGAGCTGATCGCCAACTCGCTGGGGGCGGCGATGTTCATGGGCATCCTGCTCGACCGCCGCGCGCTGATCGAGCGGCAGTCCAGCATCTTCTCGGCCAAGGCGCTCGCCATCGCGGCGCGGGCCGACGGCGTGCTGCGCCGCGGCTTCAACCAGGAGAACAGCCAGACCGTCGCCCGCATCATCTACGAGGAGACGGGAGTCGGCGCGGTCGCCATCACCGACCGCGAGAAGATCCTGGCCTTCATCGGCATCGGCGACGACCACCATCTCCCCGGCACGCCGATCTCCTCGGCCAGCACGCTGGAGGCCATCACCTACAACCAGGTCATCTATGCCGACGGCAACGAGGTGGCCTACCAGTGCTCGATCAGCCCGACCTGCCGGCTCGGGTCCTCGCTGGTCATCCCGCTGGTCGGCGAGGACAACCACGTCATCGGCACGATCAAGCTCTACGAGCCGAAGAGCAAGCTGTTCTCCACCATCAACCGCACGCTGGGCGAGGGCATCGCCAAGCTGCTGTCCAGCCAGATCCTGGCCGGCCGCTACGAGCAGCAGAAGGCCCTGCTCGCCCAGGCGGAGATCAAGCTGCTGCACGCCCAGGTCAACCCGCACTTCCTGTTCAACGCGCTGAACACCATCGCGGCGGTCACCTGCGACGACCCGGAGAAGGCGCGCGACCTGATCGGCGACCTCTCGACCTTCTTCCGCATGAACCTGAAGCGGCCGAGCGAGGAGGCCTCGCTGTCGGAGGAGATCGAGCATGTGAACGCCTACCTGCAGATCGAGCTCGCCCGCTTCTCCGACCAGCTCACGGTCGAGGTCGACATCCCGGACTCGCTCGGCTGGGTGCGGCTGCCGACCTTCACGCTCCAGCCTGTCGTGGAAAATTCCATCAAGCACGGCACGTCCCAGTTGCTGCGTCCCGGCCGCGTTTCCATAAAGGCCCGTCAGGACGGGGAAGATCTCGTTCTCGATGTGGAAGACAACGCCGGGCTTTACGAGCCGAAACCGGCGGGCAAGGGCCTCGGCATGAGCCTTGTCGACCGCCGCATCAAGAACTGTTTCGGCGCGTCCTATGGTGTTACCGTCACGTCCGAGCGCGACGTCTTCACCCGCGTCTCGATCCGGGTCCCTCTGGAGGCCGCTTCCAAATGATCAACGTCCTCATCGTCGATGACGAGCCGCTGGCTCGCAAGGAGCTTCGCCGTGTCCTCTCCAAGGCCGAGGACATCGCCATCATCGGGGAATGCAGCAACGCCATCGACGCGGTGGGCATGATCAACCGGGAGAAGCCGGACGTCGTCTTCCTCGACATCCAGATGCCGCGGGTCAGCGGGATCGAGATGCTGAGCATGCTCGACCACGAGAAGATGCCCCACATCGTCTTCCTGACCGCCTACGACGAATACGCGGTGCAGGCCTTCGAACAGCACGCCTTCGACTATCTGCTGAAACCGGTCAACCAGGCCCGCCTCGACAAGACGCTGCAGCGCCTGCGCCGCGACCGCGAGCCGCAGAAGATCGGCCTGCTGCCCGGCGCCAACCAGCTCCGCCAGATCCCCTGCTTCGGCCAGCACCATGTCCAGCTCCTGCGGATGGAGGAGGTGGAGTATGTCGCCTCGGGCATCAGCGGGGTCTATGTCGTCGCCACCGACGGCAGCGAGAAGCCGACCGCCCTGCCGCTGCACATCCTGCAGGACCGCACGCCGCTGCTGCGCTGCCACCGGCAGTATCTCGTCAACGTCGACTATATCGAGAAGATCAACTTCCTGGAAAACGGCCTCGCCGAGATCCACACCAGGCGCGGCCACGTCATCCCGGTCAGCCGCCGTTTCTTCCCCCAGATCAAGGAGCGGCTCGGCATCCTGTGACGCGCCGCCGCCGCCGCCCAGTCCGGCGGCGCGGCATGCGGCCGGCGGCTCCTTGCCCTGCAAAGGCCGGGCTACCCGCGCGCACCTTCCCCTGCTAGGCTTCGCGTCCGACGTGCAGGACGGGGGCGGGAATGTCGATCGCAGGGAAACGGGGATCCATGTTCGCGGGCCGCGACGCGGCGAGGCGGCGATGAGGGGGCCCGACCGTCACGCGATCCGCCGCCACGCGATCCGCCGCCGCGCCCTGTTCGGCCTGCCGCTGGCCGTCGCCGCCCTGCACCCGGCGGTCGGCCCCGCCCTGGCGGCGGGAAAGCCGCGCAGCCACGCCGCGACCTACGGCTATGCCCCCTTCGCGACGGAGCATCTGATCCCCGGCGCCGACCTCGACCTCTCCACGGTCGATCCGGACCACCCCGCCGCCCGGGTGATCGCCCTGACCATCGACGACGGCCCCGACCCGCAGGACCTGCGCATCCTGGAGGTGCTGCGCCGCCACGGCGCCGGGGCGACCTTCTTCTTCATCGGGCGCAAGCTGGACCGGCAGCATGATCTGACCACCCAGGTCGCCGCGTCGGGCCACGAGATCGGCAGCCATAGCTGGGAGCATCCGATGATGACGGACCTGCCGCCGGCCGGCCAGCTCCGCAGCCTGGACGCCACCAATGCCGCGTTCGGCCGGATCGGCCTCCGCCCGGCGTGGTTCCGTCCGCCCTATGGCGACTTCGACGCGGCGGTCGAGGCGGCGGCCCGCGCCCGCGGCCTGCAGACCGTGCTGTGGACCGTCGACAGCCAGGACTGGAAGGGGACCGACGCCGCGACCATCGGCCGCCGGGTGGTCGACCGTCTCCATCCCGGCGCGGTCGTGCTGATGCACAGCACCAAACCCGCCTCGCTGCAGGCCCTGCCGGACATCCTGGCGGCCGGGGCCAGCCGGGGCTACCGCTTCGTCACCCTGTCGGCGTGGCGGGAGGCGATGCGGCAGGCGGTCACCGTCCCGATGGCGCTCCATCTCGGGGAGCCCGGTCGCCCAGCAGCTCCGCGATGACGAAACCGGGCAGGCGGGCGAGCGCGGAATCGTCGCGCCCGCTCTCCTCCTGCCAGGACCGGTGCCGCTCCATGGCCCGGCGCAGCAGATCGGCGCGCCGGGCCGCCGGGGCCGCCGCCAGCGCCGTGTCCAGGCTGGTCAGATAGGGCGGGAAGGCCGCCTCCGGACCGGCGAGGCCGACCTCCCGGCCCTCCGGATCGAACCACGCCTCGGCCGGGCCGGTGTCCTCGCGCGGCGGGATCACCATGCCGCCGGCATAGCCGGTGGGCTGCACCACCTTCCAGCCCTTGCGGCTCGGCCCGGTCGTCCAGCCGAGCGCCCGCGCCACGGCGATCGTCTCGCTGCGCCCCGGCACCTGCCGGGTGATGCGGACCAGCAGGTCGGCCAGATCGTCGGCCGGATCGGGCGTCGGCGCGGAACCGGGCATGGCTCTCTCCATCGGCGGGCGCGGGCAAAGGGGGTAGGGACTGAACCGCGCGGATGGTCACCTTCGTACAACAGAAGCGGACCGTCCCGCGATGATAGCATCGGGGACGCGCTGAAACGATATGGGCCAAGCGAAACGGCCCAAGCGAAACAGGCCGAACGGGGCGGGGAAGGCGGTGAAGGTGCTGCTGCTGGGTTTTCTGGTGACTCTGGTCCTGCTGCTCGCCGGGCCGGCCTATGTGATCGCCTCCGGCGCCGCGTCGCTCGGCGTCGACTGGACCAGGGCGGACCGACGGCCGGCCGGGCTCGCCCCCGATGCCGCCACGACGCCGGAGGCGGTGGTGCAGGTCTATGCCGCGCGCGCCCTGTCCTGGCGGGGCGCCTTCGGCGTGCATCCCTGGTTCGCGGTCAAGCCGGCGGGGGCGGGGAGCTACACGGTCTACGAGGTGATCGGCTGGCGGCTCTACCGCGGCCTGCCGGTCGTGTCGGTCAGCAACCGCGACCCGGACGGGCGCTGGTTCGGCTCCCAGCCCGCCGTGCTGGCCGAACTGCGCGGCGCCGCGGCCGAGGCGGCGATCCCCAGGATCGCGGAGGCCGCCGCGAGCTACCCCTATCCGCGGGACTACCGGGTCTGGCCCGGCCCCAACAGCAACACCTTCGCCGCCTGGGTCGGGCGGGCGGTGCCGGAACTGCGGCTCGACCTGCCGTCCACCGCGCTCGGCAAGGACTATCTCGGCGGCAGCCTGATCGCGCGGGCGCCCAGCGGCACCGGCTGGCAGCTCAGCCTGTTCGGCGTCGCCGGCATCCTGCTGGCGGTGGAGGAGGGGCTGGAGGTCAACCTGCTCGGCCTGACGGTCGGCGTCGATCCGCTCGACCTCGCGGTGAAGCTGCCGGGGCTGGGCCGCATCGCGCTGCGCCCCGACGCCCCGGTCATTCCCCCGCCGGCACGGACGGCGGACGCCCCGGCGGACGGAACCGGCTGAGAGGGGGGCCGACGGCGCGGGCCGTCAGAAGCCGTTGCGCCGCGCCACCTCCCGGTACCAGAAGGCGCTCTTCTTCGGGACGCGGCGCATCGTCTCGCGGTCGATGAACAGGAAGCCGTAGCGCTTCTTGTAGCCGTTCAGCCAGCTGAAGTTGTCCATCAGCGCCCACATGTAATAGCCGCGGACGTTCATGCCGTCGGCGATGGCGCCGTGGATGACCTCCAGATGCTCGCGGACGAAGTCGATGCGGTACTGGTCGTCCACCGTGCCGTCGGCGTCCAGCGTCTCCTGCGCGCCGATGCCGTTCTCCGTCACGTAGATCGGCAGGCCGGGGCGGTACCGGTGGGCGCGGGCCAGCAGGTCGCGCAGGCCCGGCGGATAGATCTCCCACGCCCAGTCCGTATAGCGGCCCTTCGGATTCCTGACGAACTTGAACAGCCCCTTGATCGAGAAGTGGCAGTCCTCGTCCCTGTTGCCGGAGGTGTTGAGGCCGAACAGCGTCTCCGTCGCGTCGGCCGAGGCATAATGCGGGAAATAGTAGTTCACGCCGATGAAATCGACGCTGTCCGCGGCGACCATGTCGAGGTCCTCGCGCCGCATCTCCGGCAGGATGTGGTTGCGGCGGTAGAGCTCCACCGCATCCTCGGGGAACCGGCCGAGCAGGGCGGGGTCGATGAACCAGCGGTTGTAGACGGCGTCGGCGATCCGCGCGGCCTCGGCGTCGCGCGGGCTGTCGGTCGCCGGATAGACCGGGCACATGTTCTGCACGATGCCGATCTTCCCGTCGCCGCCCAGCCCGTGGAACAGCGCCACGGTGCGGGCATGCGTGACCATCAGGGTATAGGCGACCTGCACGGCGGCCCTGTAGTCGTGCTTCAGCGGCGGGTGCAGGGCGGTGACATAGCCGTTCAGCGTCGACCAGGACGGCTCGTTGAAGGTGGCCCACAGCTTGACCTGATCGCCGAACGCCTCGAAGCACACCCGCGCATAGCGCAGGAAGGCGTCCATCGTCGCCGGATTCTCCCAGCCGCCCGCCCGGGCCAGCGGCTGCGGCAGGTCCCAGTGGTAGAGCGTGACGTTCGGCTCGATGCCCGCCTCGATCAGGGCGGCGAACAGGCGGCGGTAGAAGGCGACGCCGGCCTCGTTCACCGCCCCCGTCCCGTCGGGGATGATGCGCGGCCAGGCGATCGACAGGCGATAGCCGGTATGGCCCAGCGCCTTCATCAGCGCCACATCCCCGGCCCAGCGGTGATAATGGTCGCAGGCGAGGTCGGGCGTCGCCTGCTGCCAGATCCGCTCGGGATGCTCGCGGCAGAAGACGTCCCACTGCGAATCCCCGCGGCCGTCCTCGCGCGTCGCCCCTTCGATCTGCAGCGCGGCGGTGGCGGAGCCCCATACGAAGCCCTGGGGAAACTGGAATTCCATATGCCGGTCCTTCCTGTCATCCGCCGGACCGGGGTCGGCAAGGTCCGGAGGGTGGCCAAGTCTGGAGGCCGCCGCCGCGCTTGGGAATTGCCCATTCGGTAGGGCCGGCCTACCGGTGCCGCCGCCAAGCCGGGGCTAGGCCGTTGGCAGGCGAATGAGTATGGTGCGCGCCCTTGTCGGGTCGGCGGCGATCTGCCGAACCCGGCGGACCGTGAAGAGGGGAGGGACGGGGGATGGGCATCAGGGAACCGCGTGTCGGCTGCGGAGCGGCGGTGCTGTCCGGGCGGCGCATCCTCCTGCTGCGCCGCCGCAAGGATCCGGAGGCCGGCTGCTGGGGCCTGCTCGGCGGCAAGGTCGACTGGATGGAGCCGGTGGAACAGGCCGCCATCCGCGAGGCGCGGGAGGAGATGGGGATCGTCATCCGGCCCGACCGGCTGCTCTGCGTCGTCGACCACATCGAACCGGACAAGGGCGAGCCCTGGACCGGCGAGCACTGGGTGGCCCCCGTCTACCTCGTCACGGACTTCGAGGGCGAACCCCGCATCCGGGAACCCGACAAGCACTCCGACTGGGGCTGGTTCGCGCTGGACGCGCTGCCGGACGACCTGACGGTCGCCGTTCGCTTCGCCGTGCGTGCGCTGGGCCACACCCCTCCGGTTACGACCGGCCGGCCGGCCGCTCCTTAACTTTCGGCTGTCTGGACAACGTCCCAGCGCAATGCTTGGTTAACACTGACGCCGGGTCCGCCGGGGCCGGCGGCCGGGATCGGAACAGGGAAGGGATGCCTCATGGACAAGCTTCACGCCATGCGCGTCTTCGTCCGGGTGGTCGAGGCCAACAGCTTCTCCAAGGCGGCCGACACGCTGGGCCTGCCGCGCGCCTCGGTCACCACCACCATCCAGAATCTGGAGGCCTCGCTCGGCGTGCGGCTGCTGCAGCGCACGACGCGGCGGCTGAACCTGACGCTGGACGGTGCCGCCTATCTGGAAGGAGCCAACCGCATCCTGTCCGAGCTGGAGGAGCTGGAATCGACCTTCACCACCGCCAGCAAGATGCCGCGCGGCCGGCTGCGGGTGGACATGCCGGGCGCCATCGGGCGGCTGGTCATCATCCCGTCGATCCACGAGTTCCACCAGCAATATCCCGAGATCGACGTCATGATCGGCCTCAGCGACCGGCCCATCGACCTGATCCAGGAGGGGGTGGACTGCGTCATCCGGCTCGGCCGGCTGGAGGATTCGAGCCTGGTGGCGCGCCGCATCGGCGCCATGCAGCAGGTCACCTGCGCCAGCCCGGAATATCTCGCCGCCCGCGGCGCGCCGCAGACCATCGCCGACCTGGAGAACCACGTCGCGGTCAACTACTTCGGCAGCCGCACCGGACGCACCGTCAACATGTGCTTCCAGAGCGACGGCGAGACCATCGAGGTGCCGATGAAGAGCGTCGTCTCCGTCAACGACGCCGACGCCTACGTCACCTGCGGGCTGGAGGGTCTCGGCCTGTTCCAGCCGGGCCGCTTCATGGTGCTGCCGCATCTGCGCAGCGGCGCCCTGCGCGAGGTGCTGCGCGACTGGCGCCCGCCGCCCAAGCCGATCTCCGCCGTCTATCCGCAGAACCGCCACCTCTCGCCCAAGGTCCGCGTCTTTGTGGATTGGC
Above is a genomic segment from Azospirillum thermophilum containing:
- a CDS encoding NUDIX domain-containing protein; protein product: MGIREPRVGCGAAVLSGRRILLLRRRKDPEAGCWGLLGGKVDWMEPVEQAAIREAREEMGIVIRPDRLLCVVDHIEPDKGEPWTGEHWVAPVYLVTDFEGEPRIREPDKHSDWGWFALDALPDDLTVAVRFAVRALGHTPPVTTGRPAAP
- a CDS encoding sensor histidine kinase, with amino-acid sequence MSVDLLGLSLFLLQQMCVYLVVAYLLSRTKIFIPLTHVTIRPPHKLTCYVIFSLFCIMGTILGMPVVHAIANTPAIGATLGGLLGGPLVGLAVGVTGGLHRYSLGGAFALAAGIDIVVQGLLGGLVHRHLVRQGRIRTLFDPYKAGALTFIGVVLELLIDLAVAKPFDQTLEIVRLIAIPELIANSLGAAMFMGILLDRRALIERQSSIFSAKALAIAARADGVLRRGFNQENSQTVARIIYEETGVGAVAITDREKILAFIGIGDDHHLPGTPISSASTLEAITYNQVIYADGNEVAYQCSISPTCRLGSSLVIPLVGEDNHVIGTIKLYEPKSKLFSTINRTLGEGIAKLLSSQILAGRYEQQKALLAQAEIKLLHAQVNPHFLFNALNTIAAVTCDDPEKARDLIGDLSTFFRMNLKRPSEEASLSEEIEHVNAYLQIELARFSDQLTVEVDIPDSLGWVRLPTFTLQPVVENSIKHGTSQLLRPGRVSIKARQDGEDLVLDVEDNAGLYEPKPAGKGLGMSLVDRRIKNCFGASYGVTVTSERDVFTRVSIRVPLEAASK
- a CDS encoding polysaccharide deacetylase family protein, translated to MRGPDRHAIRRHAIRRRALFGLPLAVAALHPAVGPALAAGKPRSHAATYGYAPFATEHLIPGADLDLSTVDPDHPAARVIALTIDDGPDPQDLRILEVLRRHGAGATFFFIGRKLDRQHDLTTQVAASGHEIGSHSWEHPMMTDLPPAGQLRSLDATNAAFGRIGLRPAWFRPPYGDFDAAVEAAARARGLQTVLWTVDSQDWKGTDAATIGRRVVDRLHPGAVVLMHSTKPASLQALPDILAAGASRGYRFVTLSAWREAMRQAVTVPMALHLGEPGRPAAPR
- the btsR gene encoding two-component system response regulator BtsR, which encodes MINVLIVDDEPLARKELRRVLSKAEDIAIIGECSNAIDAVGMINREKPDVVFLDIQMPRVSGIEMLSMLDHEKMPHIVFLTAYDEYAVQAFEQHAFDYLLKPVNQARLDKTLQRLRRDREPQKIGLLPGANQLRQIPCFGQHHVQLLRMEEVEYVASGISGVYVVATDGSEKPTALPLHILQDRTPLLRCHRQYLVNVDYIEKINFLENGLAEIHTRRGHVIPVSRRFFPQIKERLGIL
- a CDS encoding GH1 family beta-glucosidase, with translation MEFQFPQGFVWGSATAALQIEGATREDGRGDSQWDVFCREHPERIWQQATPDLACDHYHRWAGDVALMKALGHTGYRLSIAWPRIIPDGTGAVNEAGVAFYRRLFAALIEAGIEPNVTLYHWDLPQPLARAGGWENPATMDAFLRYARVCFEAFGDQVKLWATFNEPSWSTLNGYVTALHPPLKHDYRAAVQVAYTLMVTHARTVALFHGLGGDGKIGIVQNMCPVYPATDSPRDAEAARIADAVYNRWFIDPALLGRFPEDAVELYRRNHILPEMRREDLDMVAADSVDFIGVNYYFPHYASADATETLFGLNTSGNRDEDCHFSIKGLFKFVRNPKGRYTDWAWEIYPPGLRDLLARAHRYRPGLPIYVTENGIGAQETLDADGTVDDQYRIDFVREHLEVIHGAIADGMNVRGYYMWALMDNFSWLNGYKKRYGFLFIDRETMRRVPKKSAFWYREVARRNGF
- a CDS encoding LysR family transcriptional regulator — its product is MDKLHAMRVFVRVVEANSFSKAADTLGLPRASVTTTIQNLEASLGVRLLQRTTRRLNLTLDGAAYLEGANRILSELEELESTFTTASKMPRGRLRVDMPGAIGRLVIIPSIHEFHQQYPEIDVMIGLSDRPIDLIQEGVDCVIRLGRLEDSSLVARRIGAMQQVTCASPEYLAARGAPQTIADLENHVAVNYFGSRTGRTVNMCFQSDGETIEVPMKSVVSVNDADAYVTCGLEGLGLFQPGRFMVLPHLRSGALREVLRDWRPPPKPISAVYPQNRHLSPKVRVFVDWLVELFERCPLLQGEDEGDEVCATGRLDRPAPAPELETETTCDCVA
- a CDS encoding DUF3750 domain-containing protein, which gives rise to MKVLLLGFLVTLVLLLAGPAYVIASGAASLGVDWTRADRRPAGLAPDAATTPEAVVQVYAARALSWRGAFGVHPWFAVKPAGAGSYTVYEVIGWRLYRGLPVVSVSNRDPDGRWFGSQPAVLAELRGAAAEAAIPRIAEAAASYPYPRDYRVWPGPNSNTFAAWVGRAVPELRLDLPSTALGKDYLGGSLIARAPSGTGWQLSLFGVAGILLAVEEGLEVNLLGLTVGVDPLDLAVKLPGLGRIALRPDAPVIPPPARTADAPADGTG